One region of Sphingomonas abietis genomic DNA includes:
- a CDS encoding TniQ family protein: MHQFNLIPSSLRVRWAEGEPAWGLLNRLALRSDSASARDLLATSAVGSIAALHEAIVSDKLPDALSRISGFSIDQINSGVISAKEIQRNLGRMNWISKSSRLNQDLRRSGRVCPQCLDEDMQTRSGLFSLRPFRRAEWDLRFLAGCDRHDTQFLDVCPECHVRFSESTMNPVICNCGNDNRRLIGTPLQRKLTGFDRYIYSRLLLKPCGDNILDDYSIAHARLLVLSLGRALSNVPLAQGGLLKQSETELLVDVGWSALSEGLSGLQNALDHALPELREMSPGFRQFQNLLIRRGVPRGTRIDRVFNEYLSSRFVSSHAGELTFARSAGSTVEIEKRGGLINLKDAVKKYEIDYVILRKIVESGYLLILIWLLVLKRGIFIDENSIEELIEKLSNGAESVDAIAGGHCALFDFRAGGPTFGNYYLDLLLSGRVKCRGMLNGAGGFKRSIINVR; the protein is encoded by the coding sequence GTGCACCAGTTTAACCTGATCCCATCCTCGCTGCGAGTTCGATGGGCGGAAGGCGAGCCGGCATGGGGATTGCTCAATCGGTTAGCGCTCCGCAGCGACAGTGCCTCTGCAAGGGATTTACTAGCCACGTCGGCTGTTGGCAGCATCGCTGCGCTGCACGAGGCTATAGTTTCGGATAAATTGCCCGACGCTCTTTCGCGAATCAGCGGATTTTCTATCGATCAGATAAACTCTGGAGTTATTTCTGCGAAAGAAATCCAAAGAAATCTTGGCCGCATGAACTGGATTAGTAAATCCAGTCGATTGAACCAAGATTTGCGAAGGTCTGGTAGAGTTTGTCCTCAGTGTCTGGACGAGGATATGCAGACGCGTTCGGGTCTGTTTTCCCTTCGCCCTTTTAGGAGGGCTGAATGGGATCTTAGGTTCCTCGCAGGCTGCGACCGACACGACACTCAGTTTCTCGATGTATGTCCAGAGTGCCATGTTCGATTCTCAGAGAGCACTATGAATCCGGTGATTTGTAATTGTGGCAACGATAACCGCCGATTGATCGGCACCCCTCTTCAAAGAAAACTGACCGGATTTGACAGATACATATACTCAAGATTACTACTTAAACCGTGCGGAGATAATATTTTAGATGATTATTCAATAGCACATGCGAGATTGTTAGTTTTATCGTTGGGGCGTGCACTCAGTAACGTCCCCCTTGCTCAAGGCGGTTTGTTGAAGCAGAGCGAAACTGAATTGCTGGTCGACGTCGGGTGGTCCGCGTTAAGTGAAGGATTGTCGGGTCTCCAAAATGCCCTAGACCACGCACTCCCCGAGCTGAGGGAGATGAGCCCAGGTTTTCGCCAGTTCCAAAACCTCCTCATTCGACGTGGCGTACCTCGCGGGACAAGAATTGACCGAGTGTTCAACGAGTATCTGTCCTCTCGATTTGTTTCCTCACATGCGGGGGAGTTAACCTTTGCGCGAAGCGCAGGAAGTACGGTTGAGATTGAGAAAAGAGGCGGTCTGATAAATCTCAAAGATGCGGTGAAGAAATACGAAATAGATTATGTGATTTTGCGAAAAATCGTTGAGTCCGGATATCTGCTGATTTTAATTTGGCTATTGGTGCTCAAAAGGGGAATATTTATTGACGAAAATTCGATTGAAGAGCTTATAGAGAAATTATCGAATGGGGCGGAATCTGTCGACGCAATAGCCGGGGGGCACTGTGCTCTATTTGACTTTCGTGCCGGCGGGCCAACTTTTGGCAACTATTATTTAGATCTGCTACTCAGCGGACGGGTAAAATGTCGAGGAATGCTGAATGGAGCTGGTGGCTTCAAAAGAAGCATCATAAATGTTAGATAA
- a CDS encoding DUF1993 domain-containing protein: MTLYDASIPVFLRAFGNLSAILEKGRAFADERGIAHAELLEARLIADMAPLTAQIQRCSDSAKGVAVRIGQLPDVAMPDTETSFDALQARIAATVALLQATPPESFEGREQAIVTLKTGKGEVSFPARDYLLGFALPNFFFHVTTAYGLLRMKGVPIGKLDYLGGV; this comes from the coding sequence ATGACCCTGTATGATGCCAGCATCCCCGTCTTCCTGCGCGCCTTCGGCAATCTTTCCGCGATTCTCGAAAAGGGCCGCGCCTTCGCCGACGAGCGGGGCATTGCCCATGCCGAGCTGCTGGAGGCGCGGCTGATCGCCGACATGGCGCCGCTGACCGCGCAGATTCAGCGCTGCAGCGACAGCGCCAAGGGGGTGGCCGTGCGAATCGGCCAGCTTCCCGACGTCGCGATGCCCGACACCGAGACCAGCTTCGACGCCCTGCAGGCGCGGATTGCCGCGACGGTCGCGCTGCTGCAGGCGACCCCGCCCGAGAGCTTCGAGGGCCGCGAGCAGGCCATCGTCACCCTGAAGACCGGCAAGGGCGAGGTCTCCTTTCCGGCGCGCGACTATCTGCTCGGATTCGCGCTGCCCAACTTCTTCTTCCACGTCACCACCGCTTATGGCCTGCTGCGCATGAAGGGCGTGCCGATCGGCAAGCTCGATTATCTGGGCGGCGTCTGA
- a CDS encoding TerC family protein, with product MPSILSLLVDPGAWAALATLIVMEVVLGIDNLVFVSILSNRLPPEQQTKARRLGIGLALLLRLLLLATISWLVGLTQPLLDLGIHGPLVDGHPAFDTAFSLRDLILIAGGLFLIWKATKEIHHTMEGGEEEGMAGGKPGLSFGAAIAQIIALDIVFSIDSILTAVGMTEHLPIMVVAVIVAVGLMMVAADPLAHFIARNPTVVMLALGFLLMIGAVLIADGFGVHVPKGYIYAAMAFSGGVEALNMMARKRRTKRH from the coding sequence ATGCCATCGATCCTCTCGCTCCTCGTCGACCCCGGCGCCTGGGCCGCCCTCGCCACGCTCATCGTGATGGAGGTGGTTCTCGGCATCGATAATCTCGTCTTCGTCTCGATTCTCTCGAATCGGTTGCCGCCCGAACAGCAGACGAAGGCCCGCCGACTCGGCATCGGCCTGGCGCTGCTGCTGCGGCTGCTGCTGCTGGCGACGATCAGCTGGCTGGTCGGGCTGACCCAGCCGCTGCTCGATCTCGGCATCCATGGCCCGCTGGTCGACGGCCATCCGGCGTTCGATACCGCCTTTTCGCTGCGCGACCTGATCCTGATCGCCGGCGGGCTGTTCCTGATCTGGAAGGCGACCAAGGAAATCCACCACACGATGGAAGGCGGCGAAGAAGAGGGCATGGCCGGCGGCAAGCCCGGCCTCTCCTTCGGCGCGGCGATCGCGCAGATCATCGCGCTCGACATCGTGTTCTCGATCGATTCGATCCTCACCGCCGTCGGCATGACCGAGCATCTGCCGATCATGGTCGTCGCGGTGATCGTCGCCGTCGGCCTGATGATGGTCGCCGCCGATCCGCTCGCCCATTTCATCGCCAGGAATCCGACGGTGGTGATGCTCGCGCTGGGCTTCCTGCTGATGATCGGGGCGGTGCTGATCGCGGACGGCTTCGGCGTCCATGTGCCCAAGGGTTATATCTATGCGGCGATGGCCTTTTCGGGCGGGGTCGAGGCGCTCAACATGATGGCGCGCAAGCGCCGCACCAAGCGCCATTGA
- the rpoN gene encoding RNA polymerase factor sigma-54: MGLGPRLDLRQSQSLVMTPQLQQAIKLLALSNLEIEAFIAEELEKNPLLDTGTPEEVREPEADFDAEPAEPTDALAGLHGAGDDAPLDVDYAAETFHHDSPSDMIGADGAGAQGMDGALGIDGVTGGNRDGGGEGGDIQDRLASAIGLADHLMAQAGQILSGTDLAIAGHIVDALDEAGYLTVPLVDLAERLGVPLYQVDHVLAVVQTFDPTGVGARDLAECLALQAKEADRYDPCMAKLIAHLDLLARGDLPRLRRICGVDDEDMQDMIRELRAYDPKPGLKFAGGEAQAVTPDVFVARTAKGWAVELNNATLPRLIVNRSYYAELSGAAQDRSSKAWLNDSLQSANWLMKALDQRARTIIKVASEIVKQQDGFFRHGVEHLRPLTLRTVAEAIGMHESTVSRVTSNKYLASPRGLFELKYFFTSAIQSADGGEAASAQAVKSHIAKLIAEEAPDAILSDDSLVDLLKARGFDIARRTVAKYREALGFGSSVQRRRQKLLSR; the protein is encoded by the coding sequence ATGGGGCTTGGTCCGCGCCTCGATCTGCGGCAGTCGCAATCGCTGGTGATGACGCCGCAGCTCCAGCAGGCGATCAAGCTGCTGGCGCTCTCCAACCTCGAAATCGAGGCGTTCATCGCCGAGGAGCTGGAGAAGAACCCGTTGCTCGATACCGGCACCCCCGAGGAGGTGCGCGAGCCGGAAGCCGATTTCGACGCCGAGCCGGCGGAGCCGACCGATGCGCTGGCCGGCCTCCACGGCGCCGGGGACGATGCCCCGCTCGACGTCGACTATGCCGCCGAGACCTTCCACCACGATTCCCCCTCCGACATGATCGGTGCCGATGGCGCGGGCGCCCAGGGGATGGACGGCGCCCTCGGCATCGATGGCGTCACCGGCGGCAACCGGGACGGCGGTGGCGAGGGCGGCGACATTCAGGATAGGCTGGCGAGCGCGATCGGCCTGGCCGATCATCTGATGGCGCAGGCCGGGCAAATCCTCTCCGGCACCGATCTGGCGATCGCCGGCCACATCGTCGATGCGCTGGACGAGGCGGGCTACCTCACCGTGCCGCTGGTCGATCTCGCCGAGCGGCTGGGCGTGCCGCTCTATCAGGTCGATCATGTGCTGGCCGTCGTCCAGACCTTCGATCCGACCGGCGTCGGCGCCCGCGACCTGGCCGAATGCCTCGCCTTGCAGGCGAAGGAGGCGGATCGCTACGATCCGTGCATGGCCAAGCTGATCGCCCATCTCGATCTGCTCGCGCGCGGCGATCTGCCCCGGCTGCGCCGCATCTGCGGGGTGGACGACGAGGACATGCAGGACATGATCCGCGAACTGCGCGCTTATGATCCCAAGCCCGGCCTGAAATTCGCCGGTGGCGAGGCGCAGGCGGTGACCCCCGACGTGTTCGTGGCGCGAACCGCCAAGGGCTGGGCGGTGGAGCTCAACAATGCCACCCTGCCCCGCCTGATCGTCAACCGCAGCTATTATGCAGAACTCTCCGGGGCCGCACAGGATCGTTCGAGCAAGGCCTGGCTCAACGACAGCCTGCAAAGCGCCAACTGGCTGATGAAGGCGCTCGACCAGCGCGCCCGCACCATCATCAAGGTGGCGAGCGAGATCGTGAAGCAGCAGGACGGCTTCTTCCGTCACGGCGTCGAGCATCTCCGGCCGCTGACGCTGCGCACCGTGGCCGAGGCGATCGGGATGCACGAATCGACCGTCAGCCGGGTCACCTCGAACAAATATCTCGCCAGTCCGCGCGGCCTGTTCGAGCTCAAATATTTCTTCACCAGCGCGATCCAGTCCGCCGATGGCGGCGAGGCGGCATCGGCGCAGGCGGTGAAGAGCCATATCGCGAAGCTGATCGCCGAAGAGGCCCCCGACGCCATCCTGTCCGACGATTCGCTGGTCGATCTGCTCAAGGCCCGCGGCTTCGACATCGCCCGGCGCACGGTCGCGAAATATCGCGAAGCGCTGGGCTTCGGCTCGTCGGTCCAGCGCCGTCGCCAGAAACTGCTCTCGCGCTGA
- a CDS encoding transposase translates to MSDRQWNAVHQILQEHKSLHKWRSRLDELRRRYDGIFYVLQTRCPWRCLSPAYGEYQYINNLYADDMAAGIMPLIVDALAQHGGPVLSLRVGVGTSAGAKSVEL, encoded by the coding sequence ATGAGTGATCGGCAATGGAATGCCGTTCATCAGATCCTCCAGGAACACAAGTCTCTACACAAATGGCGCTCAAGGCTTGACGAGCTTCGGCGACGATATGATGGCATTTTCTATGTCCTTCAGACCCGATGCCCTTGGCGCTGCTTGTCGCCAGCGTACGGCGAGTATCAGTATATAAATAACCTGTACGCCGATGACATGGCCGCTGGCATTATGCCCCTTATCGTGGACGCGTTAGCTCAACATGGGGGACCTGTCCTCTCTCTGCGGGTGGGCGTGGGTACTAGCGCCGGCGCAAAATCGGTTGAGCTTTGA
- the lptB gene encoding LPS export ABC transporter ATP-binding protein → MNDTILTPRESASPARPSTRALSIVSIAKAYDGRPVLQDVSLEVARGEVVGLLGPNGAGKTTCFYSVMGLVKPDAGRILLDGEDITALPMYRRAILGLGYLPQETSIFRGLTVGQNIASVLELSEPDPGRRAERLDTLLAEFHIEHLRDSKATALSGGERRRCEIARALAGDPTIMLLDEPFAGIDPISISDIRELVKDLKRRDIGVLITDHNVRETLDIVDRACIIYDGKVLFQGSPAALVANPDVRRLYLGEGFAL, encoded by the coding sequence ATGAACGACACGATCCTCACCCCTCGCGAAAGCGCGTCTCCGGCGCGGCCGTCCACCCGCGCGCTGTCGATCGTCTCGATCGCCAAGGCCTATGACGGCCGCCCGGTGCTGCAGGATGTCAGCCTGGAGGTGGCACGCGGCGAGGTGGTCGGCCTGCTCGGCCCCAACGGCGCCGGCAAGACGACCTGCTTCTATTCGGTGATGGGCCTGGTCAAGCCCGATGCCGGCCGCATCCTGCTCGATGGCGAGGATATCACCGCGCTGCCGATGTACCGGCGCGCGATCCTCGGCCTCGGCTATCTGCCGCAGGAGACCTCGATCTTTCGCGGCCTGACGGTCGGCCAGAACATCGCGTCGGTGCTCGAGCTGTCCGAGCCCGATCCCGGCCGCCGCGCCGAGCGGCTCGACACCCTGCTCGCCGAATTCCACATCGAGCATCTGCGCGACTCGAAGGCGACCGCGCTGTCGGGCGGCGAGCGCCGCCGCTGCGAGATCGCCCGCGCGCTGGCCGGCGATCCGACGATCATGCTGCTCGACGAGCCGTTCGCGGGCATCGATCCGATCTCGATCAGCGACATTCGCGAGCTGGTGAAGGATCTCAAGCGCCGCGACATCGGCGTGCTGATCACCGATCACAATGTCCGCGAGACGCTCGACATCGTCGATCGCGCCTGCATCATCTATGATGGCAAGGTGCTGTTCCAGGGCTCGCCGGCGGCGCTGGTCGCCAATCCGGACGTGCGCCGCCTCTATCTCGGCGAGGGCTTCGCGCTCTAA
- a CDS encoding cold-shock protein, which translates to MSFDRGRRGQRGGRDKRDGFGGDDFGGGSSYGGGGFGGGDRFGGGGGFGGGDRFGGGGGGGDRFGGGGGGRGGFGGGGGGGGFGGGRGGGGGGFGGPRGGGGMPAQVIGEAKGTVKFFNGQKGFGFIVRDDGGEDVFVHISAVEQAGLTGLAEGQPLAFTLVDRGGRVSASDLKIEGDALPVEEAPRAPARQLTGEKSSGTVKFFNPMKGFGFIQRDDGQPDAFVHISAVERAGMTSLNEGDRLEFELEVDRRGKYAAVNLNSIHE; encoded by the coding sequence ATGAGTTTTGATCGTGGGCGGCGCGGGCAGCGCGGCGGCAGGGACAAGCGCGACGGCTTCGGCGGCGACGATTTCGGTGGTGGCAGCAGCTACGGCGGCGGCGGCTTCGGTGGCGGCGACCGTTTCGGTGGCGGCGGCGGCTTCGGCGGCGGTGACCGTTTCGGCGGCGGCGGCGGTGGCGGCGATCGCTTCGGCGGCGGCGGCGGTGGTCGCGGCGGCTTCGGCGGCGGCGGCGGCGGTGGCGGCTTCGGTGGTGGTCGTGGCGGCGGCGGTGGCGGCTTCGGCGGCCCGCGCGGCGGCGGCGGCATGCCGGCCCAGGTGATTGGCGAGGCCAAGGGCACCGTCAAGTTCTTCAACGGTCAGAAGGGCTTTGGCTTCATCGTCCGTGATGATGGCGGCGAAGACGTGTTCGTTCACATCTCGGCGGTCGAGCAGGCCGGCCTCACCGGCCTCGCCGAAGGCCAGCCGCTGGCGTTCACGCTGGTCGATCGTGGTGGTCGCGTTTCGGCGTCCGACCTCAAGATCGAGGGCGATGCGCTCCCGGTCGAGGAAGCGCCCCGCGCCCCGGCCCGCCAGCTGACCGGCGAGAAGTCGTCCGGCACCGTGAAGTTCTTCAACCCGATGAAGGGTTTCGGCTTCATCCAGCGCGACGATGGCCAGCCCGATGCGTTCGTGCATATCTCGGCTGTCGAGCGTGCCGGCATGACCTCGCTCAACGAGGGTGATCGTCTCGAGTTCGAACTCGAAGTCGATCGCCGCGGCAAGTACGCGGCCGTGAATCTGAACTCGATTCACGAATAA
- a CDS encoding dodecin produces MSDRNYKVIEVVGTSHSSIEDAITGAVEKTAETIRDVRWFEVVETRGHVVDGKVDHYQVTLKIGFTLE; encoded by the coding sequence ATGTCCGACCGTAATTACAAGGTGATCGAGGTGGTGGGCACCTCCCACAGTTCGATCGAGGACGCGATCACCGGCGCGGTCGAAAAGACGGCGGAGACGATACGCGATGTCCGCTGGTTCGAGGTGGTCGAGACCCGCGGTCATGTCGTGGACGGCAAGGTCGATCATTATCAGGTGACGTTGAAGATCGGCTTCACGCTCGAATAG
- the lptC gene encoding LPS export ABC transporter periplasmic protein LptC, whose product MPEPLAGTLSDIGLVERRKRRAWAMPGSSHDRIIAVARITLPASVLVLVLALGFAPLTSGRDISFVLSKDRVAVAKERMRVSQALYRGEDSKGQPFSLTALSAVQQTSADPVVKLNTLAAKIALQGGPATIVAPTGTYNMDNQKVGLNGPVTFHSADGYRLDTHDVDLDMQTRKLASRNPVTGTMPLGNFSADQLQADLDSHVVVLNGHARLHITQRNGTSPK is encoded by the coding sequence ATGCCTGAACCCCTTGCCGGCACGCTGTCCGACATCGGGCTCGTCGAGCGGCGGAAGCGGCGCGCCTGGGCGATGCCGGGATCGAGCCATGATCGCATCATCGCAGTGGCGCGGATCACGCTGCCCGCCTCGGTGCTGGTGCTGGTGCTCGCCCTCGGCTTTGCGCCGCTGACCTCGGGGCGCGACATTTCGTTCGTGCTCTCGAAGGATCGCGTCGCCGTCGCCAAGGAGCGGATGCGGGTGAGCCAGGCGCTCTATCGCGGCGAGGACAGCAAGGGGCAGCCTTTCTCGCTGACCGCGCTCTCCGCCGTCCAGCAGACCTCGGCCGATCCGGTGGTGAAGCTCAATACGCTGGCCGCCAAGATCGCCTTGCAGGGTGGCCCGGCGACGATCGTCGCGCCGACGGGCACCTATAATATGGACAACCAGAAGGTCGGGCTGAACGGCCCCGTCACCTTCCACAGCGCCGATGGCTATCGCCTCGATACCCATGACGTCGATCTCGACATGCAGACCCGCAAGCTCGCCAGCCGCAATCCGGTGACCGGCACGATGCCGCTCGGCAACTTCAGCGCGGACCAGCTGCAGGCCGATCTCGACAGCCATGTGGTGGTGCTGAATGGCCATGCCCGCTTGCATATCACCCAGCGAAACGGCACATCGCCGAAATGA
- a CDS encoding SPFH domain-containing protein codes for MLGFLTFPIIALLVAALKTFGINQEYERAVVFRLGRVREPKGPGWYWLIPFVDRAVKVDTRTLTVALDTQETVTRDGVAVRVNAVLWFRATNPTRVLTVVEAWQRAVLQAAETGLRDTIGQADLDQLLKDRVVINERLMGMLARAVEQWGVAVDAVELKDLDIPENMQRAIAREAEAIREKRARIIKAEGENEAAAKLADAARMIGSSPGALELRRLQTLSEIGAEHNSTVIAMLPVELLEAAKALAGPKL; via the coding sequence ATGCTGGGGTTTCTGACCTTCCCGATCATCGCGCTGCTGGTGGCGGCGTTGAAGACGTTCGGCATCAATCAGGAATATGAGCGCGCAGTCGTATTCCGGCTCGGCCGGGTCCGGGAGCCCAAGGGGCCGGGCTGGTACTGGCTGATCCCGTTCGTCGATCGCGCGGTCAAGGTCGATACCCGCACCCTCACCGTGGCGCTCGATACCCAGGAGACGGTGACCCGCGATGGCGTCGCGGTGCGGGTGAACGCGGTATTGTGGTTCCGCGCGACCAACCCGACGCGGGTGCTGACCGTGGTCGAGGCCTGGCAACGGGCGGTGCTCCAGGCGGCGGAGACCGGGCTGCGGGACACGATCGGGCAGGCCGATCTCGATCAGCTGCTCAAGGATCGCGTCGTCATCAACGAGCGGCTGATGGGGATGCTGGCCCGGGCGGTCGAGCAATGGGGCGTCGCGGTCGACGCGGTCGAACTCAAGGATCTCGATATCCCCGAGAACATGCAGCGCGCGATCGCGCGCGAGGCCGAGGCGATTCGCGAGAAGCGCGCGCGGATCATCAAGGCCGAGGGCGAGAATGAGGCCGCCGCCAAGCTGGCCGACGCAGCGCGGATGATCGGCTCCAGCCCCGGCGCGCTCGAACTGCGGCGGCTGCAGACGCTGTCCGAAATCGGCGCCGAGCATAACAGCACCGTCATCGCCATGCTGCCGGTGGAACTGCTGGAGGCCGCCAAGGCGCTGGCCGGCCCGAAGCTCTAA
- a CDS encoding ferritin-like domain-containing protein, translating into MTTETAFLTDVKTLRARAKKSLDDGAVMPTYQGDPEKTIELLQAVVATELVCVLRYQMHAIAAEGITSESVAAEFTEHAESEHKHMLMAAERIDQLGGIPNLDPEGLASRSATEYGKGGNLVEMIKQNLIAERIVIEHYQELIRYFGDKDPTTRIMLEHILAEEEDHASDMHDLLVAHEGTPFLK; encoded by the coding sequence ATGACCACCGAGACCGCCTTCCTCACCGACGTGAAGACCCTGCGCGCCCGCGCCAAGAAATCGCTCGACGACGGCGCCGTGATGCCGACCTATCAGGGCGATCCCGAGAAGACGATCGAGCTGCTCCAGGCGGTCGTCGCGACCGAGCTGGTCTGCGTGCTGCGCTACCAGATGCACGCGATCGCCGCCGAGGGCATCACCTCCGAAAGCGTCGCGGCCGAGTTCACCGAACATGCCGAGTCGGAGCACAAGCACATGCTGATGGCGGCCGAGCGGATCGACCAGCTCGGCGGCATCCCCAATCTCGATCCCGAGGGCCTCGCCAGCCGATCGGCCACCGAATATGGCAAGGGCGGCAATCTCGTCGAGATGATCAAGCAGAACCTGATCGCCGAGCGGATCGTGATCGAGCATTATCAGGAGCTGATCCGCTATTTCGGCGACAAGGATCCGACCACCCGGATCATGCTCGAGCATATCCTCGCCGAGGAGGAGGATCATGCCTCCGACATGCACGACCTGCTGGTCGCGCATGAAGGCACGCCGTTCCTGAAATAA
- a CDS encoding RcnB family protein, producing MGRVRLTISALLLASAAAMTAPALAQDWNHGGDNRGDRGGAPHDGRGDGGDHGDGRPQGQQGPQGQQGQRQPQPQAQGQQRPQGQPQYQQQQRPGQGGQGPYRPQGNGGGNGGWQPRQGGGPGGGQGGPGGDEGRHVSGRPDNGVQVWRNNDRGQAQRQDWQHGGDRGNWDRGQGRPGGWDQGHGGGGGNWNRGWRQDNRYDWQGWRNSHRSYYRAGQYRAPYGYGGGYRRWGIGVRIDPIFFGQNYWIDNPGYYRLPPAYGNYRWVRYYNDALLIDVYSGTVIDEIPSFFW from the coding sequence ATGGGCAGGGTAAGACTCACGATATCCGCGCTGCTGCTGGCATCGGCGGCGGCGATGACCGCGCCCGCCCTGGCGCAGGACTGGAACCATGGCGGCGACAATCGCGGGGATCGCGGCGGCGCGCCTCATGACGGCCGTGGCGACGGTGGCGATCATGGCGATGGCCGTCCGCAGGGCCAACAGGGGCCGCAAGGCCAGCAGGGCCAGCGACAGCCCCAGCCGCAGGCCCAGGGCCAGCAGCGCCCCCAGGGGCAGCCGCAATATCAGCAGCAGCAACGCCCCGGCCAGGGCGGGCAGGGCCCATATCGTCCGCAGGGCAATGGCGGCGGCAACGGCGGCTGGCAGCCGCGCCAGGGCGGTGGCCCGGGCGGGGGCCAGGGTGGACCGGGCGGCGACGAAGGCCGTCATGTCTCGGGTCGCCCCGACAATGGCGTGCAGGTCTGGCGCAACAATGATCGCGGTCAGGCGCAGCGCCAGGATTGGCAGCATGGTGGCGATCGCGGCAACTGGGATCGCGGCCAGGGCCGGCCCGGCGGCTGGGATCAGGGCCATGGCGGCGGCGGCGGCAACTGGAATCGCGGCTGGCGCCAGGATAATCGCTATGACTGGCAGGGCTGGCGCAACAGCCATCGCAGCTATTACCGCGCCGGCCAGTATCGCGCGCCTTATGGCTATGGCGGCGGCTACCGTCGCTGGGGCATCGGCGTCCGCATCGATCCGATCTTCTTCGGCCAGAATTACTGGATCGATAATCCGGGCTATTACCGCCTGCCGCCGGCCTACGGCAATTATCGCTGGGTGCGCTATTATAACGATGCGCTGCTGATCGATGTCTATTCCGGCACCGTGATCGACGAGATTCCCAGCTTCTTCTGGTAA
- a CDS encoding LptA/OstA family protein, translating to MTIRRAAPLLPLTPGALLLAGLMIAGSAHAQQQQQQAKHNSNAPVDFDADHMEVHDLEHRAFLTGSVKAVQQDMTLTADRVTANYTGSMANSGGPGGGAQVHRLDATGHVVVTRPTEVAHGQYGIYDLDKRLVTMIGNVTLDRTGANASTVRGGRLVINLDTNQAVMDGGAVGGNGTSGKGGRVSGRFTVPQKNDGTAAAKPSATKPAGQ from the coding sequence ATGACGATCCGCCGCGCCGCGCCGCTCCTCCCCCTGACGCCCGGCGCCCTGCTGCTGGCGGGCCTGATGATCGCGGGTTCCGCCCACGCGCAGCAGCAGCAGCAGCAGGCGAAGCATAACAGCAACGCCCCGGTCGATTTCGACGCGGACCATATGGAGGTCCATGATCTCGAGCATCGCGCCTTCCTGACCGGCAGCGTCAAGGCGGTGCAGCAGGACATGACGCTGACCGCCGATCGCGTCACCGCCAATTACACCGGCAGCATGGCGAACAGCGGCGGCCCCGGCGGCGGCGCGCAGGTGCATCGGCTGGATGCCACCGGCCATGTCGTCGTCACCCGGCCGACCGAGGTGGCGCACGGCCAGTACGGCATCTACGATCTCGACAAGCGGCTGGTGACGATGATCGGCAACGTCACGCTCGATCGCACCGGCGCCAATGCCAGCACCGTGCGCGGCGGCCGGCTGGTCATCAATCTCGACACCAACCAGGCGGTGATGGATGGCGGCGCGGTCGGCGGCAACGGCACCAGCGGCAAGGGCGGCCGCGTCTCCGGCCGCTTCACCGTCCCGCAGAAGAATGACGGCACCGCCGCCGCCAAGCCCTCCGCGACCAAGCCGGCCGGCCAATAG
- a CDS encoding ribonuclease D, translating to MTVYFHEEDLPADVFAPGASVAVDTETMGLITPRDRLCVVQISDGGGDEHLVRFAPGSDYAAPNLRAVLGDPDRLKLYHFARFDLAAIRHYLDTVAAPVYCTKIASRLIRTYTDRHGLKELVRELLGQEVSKVQQSSDWGAPDLSDAQKDYAASDVRFLHAMKEKLDARLIREGRMHLAQACFDFLPARAELDLAGWPEIDIFAHA from the coding sequence ATGACCGTATATTTCCATGAAGAAGACCTGCCTGCCGACGTGTTCGCGCCGGGCGCCTCGGTGGCTGTCGATACCGAGACGATGGGGCTCATCACCCCGCGCGACCGGCTCTGCGTGGTGCAGATCTCGGACGGCGGCGGCGACGAGCATCTCGTCCGCTTCGCGCCGGGCAGCGACTATGCCGCGCCGAATCTGCGTGCGGTGCTGGGCGATCCCGATCGGCTGAAGCTCTACCATTTCGCCCGCTTCGATCTCGCCGCGATCCGCCATTATCTCGATACCGTGGCGGCGCCGGTCTATTGCACCAAGATCGCCAGCCGGCTGATCCGCACCTACACCGACCGCCACGGGCTGAAGGAACTGGTGCGCGAGCTGCTCGGCCAGGAGGTCTCCAAGGTCCAGCAATCGTCCGACTGGGGCGCGCCCGACCTGTCCGACGCGCAGAAGGATTATGCCGCCTCCGACGTCCGCTTCCTCCACGCGATGAAGGAGAAGCTGGACGCGCGGCTGATTCGCGAAGGGCGGATGCATCTGGCCCAGGCCTGCTTCGACTTCCTCCCCGCGCGCGCCGAGCTCGATCTCGCCGGCTGGCCGGAAATCGACATCTTCGCGCATGCCTGA